One genomic segment of Leptospira sp. WS92.C1 includes these proteins:
- a CDS encoding SRPBCC domain-containing protein has product MTTEVLRIEKKINAEPTRLFRAWLKAEEFSRWFLSGDLVGIESVKMDPRPGGRFQINMILNGQILPHVGEYLVIEEPTKLVFTWRSHATKNLDTLVTVIFTALLEVTGKGSKNTIHKPQTLVTLIHERLESGTEIEMHHYGWTNILIGLEKWHSEEE; this is encoded by the coding sequence GAACCGACTCGACTCTTTCGAGCCTGGCTAAAAGCAGAAGAATTCTCTCGCTGGTTTTTGTCTGGAGATCTCGTTGGGATCGAATCGGTCAAGATGGATCCTCGTCCCGGTGGTCGGTTTCAAATCAATATGATACTCAACGGCCAAATACTTCCGCATGTGGGCGAGTATCTTGTAATCGAAGAGCCAACAAAACTCGTCTTCACCTGGCGTTCGCATGCGACTAAAAACTTAGATACTCTTGTTACAGTTATTTTTACCGCTCTTTTGGAAGTCACGGGTAAAGGTTCCAAGAATACGATTCACAAACCGCAGACGTTAGTGACTTTGATTCATGAACGCCTGGAGAGTGGCACCGAAATCGAAATGCATCACTATGGTTGGACAAATATTCTCATCGGCCTCGAAAAATGGCACTCTGAGGAAGAATAA